In one window of Streptomyces roseofulvus DNA:
- a CDS encoding LacI family DNA-binding transcriptional regulator — MSAPSPRLPGPRVTITDVAARAGVSKGAVSLAFNNRPGVSPATRERIFTAAEELGWSPNQTARNLSGRRTGIIGLAICRPARLLGLEPFYMEFISGIEDVLAERSCSLLLRLVRDLAEESDLYREWWRSRTVGGAILVDFHRDDPRIPPLRALGMPAVAVGHPSLTGGFPSVWTDDASAAAEAVRYLAALGHRRIARVGGPAGLGHSGIRAAAFEATMAELGLDGRRQVATGFVGEEGARATRSLLMSPDRPTAILYDNDIMAVAGAAVASEMGLSVPDDVSLLAWDDSQLCRLTHPPMSAMSHDVHHFGEEVARTLFGVIEGTRAGSLQVPTPSLTPRGSTGPPRRT; from the coding sequence GTGAGCGCCCCTTCCCCCCGTCTCCCCGGCCCGCGCGTCACGATCACCGATGTCGCCGCGCGGGCCGGGGTGTCCAAAGGCGCCGTCTCCCTCGCCTTCAACAACCGGCCCGGGGTGTCCCCGGCGACCCGGGAGCGCATCTTCACGGCCGCCGAGGAGCTCGGCTGGAGCCCGAACCAGACGGCGCGGAACCTCTCCGGCCGGCGGACGGGCATCATCGGCCTGGCGATCTGCCGCCCCGCCCGGCTCCTCGGCCTCGAACCCTTCTACATGGAGTTCATCTCCGGCATCGAGGACGTCCTCGCCGAGCGCTCCTGCTCCCTCCTCCTCCGCCTGGTCCGCGACCTGGCCGAGGAGAGCGACCTCTACCGGGAGTGGTGGCGCAGCAGGACGGTCGGCGGGGCGATCCTCGTCGACTTCCACCGGGACGACCCGCGCATCCCACCACTGCGGGCGCTCGGCATGCCCGCGGTGGCCGTCGGCCACCCGTCCCTGACCGGTGGCTTCCCGTCCGTCTGGACGGACGACGCCTCCGCGGCGGCCGAGGCCGTGCGCTACCTGGCGGCCCTCGGCCACCGGCGGATCGCCCGGGTCGGCGGGCCCGCCGGCCTCGGCCACAGCGGCATCCGAGCCGCCGCCTTCGAGGCGACCATGGCCGAACTGGGCCTGGACGGACGGCGGCAGGTGGCCACCGGCTTCGTCGGGGAGGAGGGCGCGCGGGCCACCCGCAGCCTCCTGATGTCGCCGGACCGGCCGACGGCGATCCTGTACGACAACGACATCATGGCCGTCGCCGGAGCGGCGGTCGCCTCCGAGATGGGCCTCTCGGTCCCCGACGACGTCTCCCTCCTCGCCTGGGACGACTCGCAGCTGTGCCGGCTGACGCATCCGCCGATGTCCGCGATGAGCCACGACGTCCACCACTTCGGCGAGGAGGTCGCCCGGACCCTGTTCGGGGTGATCGAAGGGACCCGCGCCGGCTCCCTCCAAGT